From Musa acuminata AAA Group cultivar baxijiao chromosome BXJ3-8, Cavendish_Baxijiao_AAA, whole genome shotgun sequence, one genomic window encodes:
- the LOC135644854 gene encoding eukaryotic initiation factor 4A-15 yields MAGMAPEGSQFDARQFDTKMNDLLSADGQEFFTSYDEVYESFDDMGLQENLLRGIYAYGFEKPSAIQQRGIVPFCKGLDVIQQAQSGTGKTATFCSGILQQLDYGLVQCQALVLAPTRELAQQIEKVMRALGDYLGVKVHACVGGTSVREDQRILSSGVHVVVGTPGRVFDMLRRQSLRPDHIKMFVLDEADEMLSRGFKDQIYDIFQLLPSKIQVGVFSATMPPEALEITRKFMNRPVRILVKRDELTLEGIKQFYVNVEKEEWKLDTLCDLYETLAITQSVIFVNTRRKVDWLTDKMRSRDHTVSATHGDMDQNTRDIIMREFRSGSSRVLITTDLLARGIDVQQVSLVINYDLPTQPENYLHRIGRSGRFGRKGVAINFVTRDDERMLFDIQKFYNVVIEELPSNVADLI; encoded by the exons ATGGCTGGAATGGCACCAGAAGGATCACAATTTGATGCTCGTCAATTTGATACTAAAATGAATGATCT GCTAAGTGCAGATGGACAGGAATTCTTCACTTCATATGATGAGGTTTATGAAAGTTTTGATGATATGGGACTTCAAGAAAATCTTTTAAGAGGCATTTATGCCTATG GCTTTGAGAAACCCTCAGCAATTCAGCAGAGAGGAATAGTACCCTTCTGCAAGGGACTAGATGTTATTCAGCAAGCGCAGTCAGGGACAGGAAAAACTGCAACATTTTGTTCAGGCATTTTGCAGCAGCTTGATTATGGTTTGGTCCAATGCCAGGCCTTGGTTCTTGCTCCAACTAGAGAACTAGCGCAGCAAATTGAGAAGGTCATGCGAGCACTTGGTGACTATCTAGGTGTTAAAGTTCATGCTTGTGTTGGAGGAACTAGTGTCCGTGAGGATCAAAGGATTCTTTCAAGTGGGGTCCATGTTGTGGTTGGTACTCCAGGTCGTGTCTTTGATATGTTAAGGAGGCAATCGCTTCGCCCTGACCACATTAAAATGTTTGTTTTGGATGAGGCTGATGAAATGCTTTCACGTGGCTTCAAGGACCAG ATCTATGATATCTTCCAGCTACTTCCTTCAAAAATTCAGGTTGGGGTCTTCTCTGCCACGATGCCTCCTGAGGCCCTTGAGATCACAAGGAAGTTCATGAATAGGCCTGTTAGGATCCTTGTGAAGCGAGATGAACTCACTCTGGAAGGTATCAAGCAATTCTATGTGAATGTTGAGAAGGAAGAGTGGAAACTTGATACCCTCTGTGATCTCTATGAGACTTTGGCCATCACTCAAAGTGTCATCTTTGTCAATACCCGACGCAAGGTGGACTGGCTCACCGACAAGATGAGGAGCAGGGATCACACAGTCTCAGCCACTCATGGTGACATGGACCAGAACACCAGGGACATTATAATGCGTGAATTCCGCTCAGGCTCCTCCCGTGTTCTCATCACCACCGACCTTCTTGCTCGTGGTATTGATGTCCAGCAGGTCTCGCTGGTCATAAATTATGATCTACCAACTCAGCCAGAGAACTACCTCCACCGTATTGGACGAAGTGGACGGTTTGGAAGAAAGGGTGTTGCAATCAACTTTGTCACACGTGATGACGAGAGGATGCTTTTTGACATCCAGAAGTTCTACAATGTCGTGATAGAGGAGCTGCCTTCCAATGTTGCTGATCTCATCTAA
- the LOC135644855 gene encoding protein CUP-SHAPED COTYLEDON 2-like isoform X1, which translates to MEEGKEEDRLPPGFRFHPTDEELIAHYLTNKMTEPNFGARAIAEVDINKCEPWDLPGRAKMGEKEWYFFTLRDLKYPTGVRTNRATEAGYWKTTGKDKEIFSSSNSSTSELVGLKKTLVFYKGRAPRGEKSNWVMHEYRIHSKSPFGGNNKDEWVVCRVFMKSSGGKRYPSHQPRATTNTMMHSLIQNDLFHLGAARSYLSNAELMELSRFARGGHGANLPIQPQLNFHGGGFPLAGLNLNLVAPTPAPQGVAELPSSVLANGVMGGADGGFGTDVSSMITGLHNVDSCVELIDEGYWPSY; encoded by the exons ATGGAAGAAGGCAAAGAGGAAGATCGACTGCCGCCGGGGTTCAGGTTCCATCCCACTGACGAGGAGCTCATCGCACACTACCTCACCAACAAGATGACTGAGCCAAACTTCGGTGCGAGAGCAATCGCGGAGGTGGACATCAACAAGTGCGAGCCTTGGGATCTCCCAG GGAGAGCGAAGATGGGAGAAAAGGAGTGGTACTTCTTCACCTTGCGCGACCTCAAGTACCCGACCGGCGTCCGTACCAATCGTGCCACGGAAGCCGGGTACTGGAAGACCACCGGGAAGGACAAGGAGATCtttagcagcagcaacagcagcacgtCGGAGCTGGTGGGACTGAAGAAGACGCTGGTGTTCTACAAAGGGCGAGCTCCGAGAGGGGAGAAGTCCAACTGGGTCATGCACGAATACCGCATCCACTCCAAATCTCCCTTCGGGGGCAACAACAAG GATGAATGGGTCGTCTGCCGTGTGTTCATGAAGAGCTCCGGTGGAAAGAGGTACCCGTCTCACCAGCCGCGAGCCACCACCAACACCATGATGCATTCCTTGATCCAGAACGACCTTTTCCACCTCGGTGCAGCTCGGAGCTACCTGTCCAACGCGGAGCTGATGGAACTCTCGAGGTTCGCCAGAGGCGGCCATGGAGCAAACCTGCCGATCCAGCCGCAGCTCAACTTCCATGGAGGCGGCTTCCCTCTTGCAGGTCTAAACCTAAACCTGGTGGCCCCAACACCGGCGCCGCAGGGGGTGGCTGAGCTGCCTTCGTCGGTGTTGGCCAACGGTGTTATGGGAGGAGCGGATGGAGGATTTGGCACTGACGTGAGCTCCATGATCACTGGGCTACACAATGTGGATTCCTGTGTGGAGCTAATCGATGAGGGCTACTGGCCTTCTTactaa
- the LOC135644855 gene encoding protein CUP-SHAPED COTYLEDON 2-like isoform X2, whose protein sequence is MEEGKEEDRLPPGFRFHPTDEELIAHYLTNKMTEPNFGARAIAEVDINKCEPWDLPGRAKMGEKEWYFFTLRDLKYPTGVRTNRATEAGYWKTTGKDKEIFSSSNSSTSELVGLKKTLVFYKGRAPRGEKSNWVMHEYRIHSKSPFGGNNKDEWVVCRVFMKSSGGKSSELPVQRGADGTLEVRQRRPWSKPADPAAAQLPWRRLPSCRSKPKPGGPNTGAAGGG, encoded by the exons ATGGAAGAAGGCAAAGAGGAAGATCGACTGCCGCCGGGGTTCAGGTTCCATCCCACTGACGAGGAGCTCATCGCACACTACCTCACCAACAAGATGACTGAGCCAAACTTCGGTGCGAGAGCAATCGCGGAGGTGGACATCAACAAGTGCGAGCCTTGGGATCTCCCAG GGAGAGCGAAGATGGGAGAAAAGGAGTGGTACTTCTTCACCTTGCGCGACCTCAAGTACCCGACCGGCGTCCGTACCAATCGTGCCACGGAAGCCGGGTACTGGAAGACCACCGGGAAGGACAAGGAGATCtttagcagcagcaacagcagcacgtCGGAGCTGGTGGGACTGAAGAAGACGCTGGTGTTCTACAAAGGGCGAGCTCCGAGAGGGGAGAAGTCCAACTGGGTCATGCACGAATACCGCATCCACTCCAAATCTCCCTTCGGGGGCAACAACAAG GATGAATGGGTCGTCTGCCGTGTGTTCATGAAGAGCTCCGGTGGAAAGAG CTCGGAGCTACCTGTCCAACGCGGAGCTGATGGAACTCTCGAGGTTCGCCAGAGGCGGCCATGGAGCAAACCTGCCGATCCAGCCGCAGCTCAACTTCCATGGAGGCGGCTTCCCTCTTGCAGGTCTAAACCTAAACCTGGTGGCCCCAACACCGGCGCCGCAGGGGGTGGCTGA
- the LOC135645994 gene encoding probable protein phosphatase 2C 59 — MGYMNSMSGHLADSSPVSGGGLSQNRKFSYGYASSPGKRSSMEDFYETRIDGVDGEIVGLFGVFDGHGGARAAEYVKEHLFSNLIRHPKFISDTKSAIADTYRHTDSEFLKSEISQNRDAGSTASTAILVGDRLLVANVGDSRAVISRGGKAFAVSKDHKPDQTDERRRIEDAGGFVMWAGTWRVGGVLAVSRAFGDRLLKQFVVADPEIQEEVVDHSLEFLILASDGLWDVVTNEEAVAMIQSIEDPEQAAKRLLHEAYQRGSADNITCVVVRFLVGHGNTTTEQK; from the exons ATGGGTTATATGAACTCCATGAGTGGGCATCTAGCAGATAGCTCTCCAGTTAGCGGTGGAGGACTCAG TCAGAATCGGAAGTTCAGTTATGGGTATGCAAGCTCTCCTGGGAAAAGATCTTCAATGGAAGACTTTTATGAGACAAGAATCGATGGCGTCGATGGAGAAATTGTCGGGTTGTTTGGAGTTTTTGATG GTCATGGTGGTGCTCGAGCAGCAGAGTACGTCAAGGAGCACCTCTTCAGCAATTTGATTAGACACCCCAAGTTTATCAGCGATACGAAGTCAGCTATAG CTGATACATACAGACATACTGACTCAGAGTTTCTGAAATCTGAGATTAGTCAAAATCGTGATGCTGGCTCAACAGCTTCAACCGCCATCCTTGTGGGCGATCGTTTGCTAGTTGCAAATGTCGGGGATTCTAGGGCTGTTATATCTAGGGGAGGGAAGG CTTTTGCTGTCTCAAAGGATCACAAACCAGATCAAACAGATGAAAGACGGCGGATTGAAGATGCCGGAGGCTTTGTTATGTGGGCTg GGACATGGCGTGTTGGTGGTGTTCTTGCTGTGTCACGTGCGTTTGGCGATAGGCTCTTGAAGCAGTTTGTTGTTGCAGATCCAGAAATACAG GAGGAAGTCGTTGATCATTCTCTGGAGTTTCTTATACTTGCAAGTGATGGATTGTGGGATGTTGTTACAAATGAG GAGGCTGTGGCCATGATACAGTCCATAGAGGACCCAGAACAAGCGGCAAAGAGACTGTTGCACGAAGCTTATCAAAGAGGAAGCGCTGACAACATCACTTGTGTCGTGGTACGTTTCTTGGTTGGCCATGGAAACACCACAACGGAGCAGAAGTAA
- the LOC135645993 gene encoding uncharacterized protein LOC135645993 isoform X2: MTLGHENLPLHNQLIRSILLNACQAKAQLSVNHGRFAHRPTGIVSKNSPESDDGLGFSQALTCSHTWSNGDILPWSNDKFRGGSDNNRIRDCPSPLGQNRRVEVEAVLGENGDLSSCYLKRSVQQQQGGVHELPAKRARIEEPSLLDQGSVHYKVLKEVVPPKCGENMDHRGDLDSFRGPLQAPLGNLFCSANTTGARRRILSAVTALTDSFCRNYDCSELCDTEILKKRMEKMAQSQGLEGVTMDCANLLNSWLDAYLKQLVKLCIELVGAGTGHVLTKQAVSNLVPYAKPINGVWARNDIQVQGTVGSLEGTHVLSMKDFRRAMELNPQQLGGDWSLLLEKICVHSFEE; the protein is encoded by the coding sequence ATGACGCTCGGCCATGAGAATCTCCCTTTGCACAATCAGCTCATTCGTTCTATACTTCTCAATGCCTGTCAAGCCAAAGCTCAACTATCAGTCAATCATGGCAGGTTTGCACATAGGCCAACTGGGATTGTGTCGAAGAATTCCCCTGAATCAGATGATGGACTGGGTTTTTCACAAGCCCTGACATGTTCACACACTTGGTCCAATGGGGATATCTTGCCATGGTCAAACGACAAGTTTAGAGGTGGTAGTGATAATAACAGGATCAGAGACTGCCCCAGCCCCCTTGGACAGAATAGGAGGGTGGAGGTTGAAGCTGTTCTGGGTGAGAATGGTGATTTGAGCTCATGTTATTTGAAGAGATCAGTGCAGCAACAGCAGGGTGGCGTTCATGAGTTGCCAGCAAAGAGAGCAAGGATAGAGGAGCCTTCTCTGCTTGACCAGGGATCTGTACATTACAAGGTTCTTAAGGAAGTTGTTCCCCCGAAATGTGGGGAGAACATGGACCATAGGGGTGATTTGGACTCCTTCAGAGGTCCTCTTCAGGCTCCTCTCGGAAATCTTTTCTGTTCGGCAAACACCACGGGTGCAAGGAGGAGAATTCTGTCAGCGGTTACTGCTCTCACTGATAGTTTTTGTAGGAATTATGATTGCAGTGAACTGTGTGATACTGAGATATTGAAGAAACGAATGGAGAAAATGGCTCAATCACAGGGCTTGGAAGGAGTAACAATGGACTGTGCCAACTTGCTGAACAGTTGGTTGGATGCGTATCTGAAGCAGCTGGTTAAATTGTGCATTGAACTAGTAGGGGCAGGAACAGGACATGTGTTGACAAAACAGGCAGTTTCCAATCTTGTGCCTTATGCAAAGCCCATCAATGGTGTTTGGGCAAGAAATGACATCCAAGTGCAAGGTACCGTTGGGTCTTTGGAAGGCACACATGTGTTGAGTATGAAGGATTTTAGGAGAGCAATGGAACTAAACCCACAGCAACTTGGTGGAGATTGGTCATTACTTCTTGAGAAAATATGTGTTCATTCATTTGAGGAATAG
- the LOC135645993 gene encoding uncharacterized protein LOC135645993 isoform X1 yields the protein MLQRQPSLPPPLTPPVTKHSRIDLGELKSQIAKQLDQEQANRYFSYLNGLLSQKLSKHEFNKFCIMTLGHENLPLHNQLIRSILLNACQAKAQLSVNHGRFAHRPTGIVSKNSPESDDGLGFSQALTCSHTWSNGDILPWSNDKFRGGSDNNRIRDCPSPLGQNRRVEVEAVLGENGDLSSCYLKRSVQQQQGGVHELPAKRARIEEPSLLDQGSVHYKVLKEVVPPKCGENMDHRGDLDSFRGPLQAPLGNLFCSANTTGARRRILSAVTALTDSFCRNYDCSELCDTEILKKRMEKMAQSQGLEGVTMDCANLLNSWLDAYLKQLVKLCIELVGAGTGHVLTKQAVSNLVPYAKPINGVWARNDIQVQGTVGSLEGTHVLSMKDFRRAMELNPQQLGGDWSLLLEKICVHSFEE from the coding sequence ATGCTGCAGCGGCAACCATCGCTGCCACCGCCACTGACCCCGCCGGTGACAAAGCATTCTCGAATCGACCTCGGTGAGCTAAAGTCGCAGATAGCAAAGCAGCTCGACCAGGAGCAAGCGAACCGCTATTTCAGCTATCTGAATGGTCTGTTGTCACAGAAGTTGAGCAAGCATGAGTTCAACAAGTTCTGCATTATGACGCTCGGCCATGAGAATCTCCCTTTGCACAATCAGCTCATTCGTTCTATACTTCTCAATGCCTGTCAAGCCAAAGCTCAACTATCAGTCAATCATGGCAGGTTTGCACATAGGCCAACTGGGATTGTGTCGAAGAATTCCCCTGAATCAGATGATGGACTGGGTTTTTCACAAGCCCTGACATGTTCACACACTTGGTCCAATGGGGATATCTTGCCATGGTCAAACGACAAGTTTAGAGGTGGTAGTGATAATAACAGGATCAGAGACTGCCCCAGCCCCCTTGGACAGAATAGGAGGGTGGAGGTTGAAGCTGTTCTGGGTGAGAATGGTGATTTGAGCTCATGTTATTTGAAGAGATCAGTGCAGCAACAGCAGGGTGGCGTTCATGAGTTGCCAGCAAAGAGAGCAAGGATAGAGGAGCCTTCTCTGCTTGACCAGGGATCTGTACATTACAAGGTTCTTAAGGAAGTTGTTCCCCCGAAATGTGGGGAGAACATGGACCATAGGGGTGATTTGGACTCCTTCAGAGGTCCTCTTCAGGCTCCTCTCGGAAATCTTTTCTGTTCGGCAAACACCACGGGTGCAAGGAGGAGAATTCTGTCAGCGGTTACTGCTCTCACTGATAGTTTTTGTAGGAATTATGATTGCAGTGAACTGTGTGATACTGAGATATTGAAGAAACGAATGGAGAAAATGGCTCAATCACAGGGCTTGGAAGGAGTAACAATGGACTGTGCCAACTTGCTGAACAGTTGGTTGGATGCGTATCTGAAGCAGCTGGTTAAATTGTGCATTGAACTAGTAGGGGCAGGAACAGGACATGTGTTGACAAAACAGGCAGTTTCCAATCTTGTGCCTTATGCAAAGCCCATCAATGGTGTTTGGGCAAGAAATGACATCCAAGTGCAAGGTACCGTTGGGTCTTTGGAAGGCACACATGTGTTGAGTATGAAGGATTTTAGGAGAGCAATGGAACTAAACCCACAGCAACTTGGTGGAGATTGGTCATTACTTCTTGAGAAAATATGTGTTCATTCATTTGAGGAATAG